Proteins encoded by one window of Sediminicoccus rosea:
- a CDS encoding DsrE/DsrF/TusD sulfur relay family protein has protein sequence MKPLLIINDPPYGTERCYNALRLASALLKQDPSMAVTVFLMADAVGAARRGQKVPEGYYSLERMLKRVVVSKGNVLLCGTCMDARGMTDQDVMDGARRSTMDELAAATIEADKVLVF, from the coding sequence ATGAAACCCCTGCTCATCATCAACGACCCGCCCTATGGCACGGAGCGCTGCTACAACGCGCTGCGGCTGGCGAGCGCCCTGCTCAAGCAGGACCCAAGCATGGCGGTCACGGTCTTCCTGATGGCCGATGCGGTCGGCGCCGCGCGCCGTGGCCAGAAGGTTCCGGAGGGCTACTACAGCCTGGAGCGCATGCTGAAGCGCGTGGTCGTCAGCAAGGGCAACGTGCTGCTGTGCGGCACCTGCATGGATGCCCGCGGCATGACCGATCAGGATGTCATGGACGGTGCGCGCCGCAGCACCATGGACGAACTCGCAGCAGCTACCATCGAGGCCGACAAGGTGCTGGTGTTCTGA
- a CDS encoding phage tail protein yields the protein MPVAIPFIAAAAGAAASAVIGGGVLGAVAAAGAALVVSAVGAAVFRPKSPSAARSANVTPGTDTGPGSGFDPRTPGAGRTQSFRQPITEHQIVFGRCRTSGPVVFLHSATDDEGRADGFLHVVVVLAAHRVRAIGEVFLNGTASTDAKFAGLLRIDRALGDPGQAANANLVADTGGQWTAAHRGQGRAYLTVRLKLRPEAFPSGAPSLSAIVEGADTILDPRTGATGWSDNPALCLAWYLTSPFGWRAAWADIDLPALMAAANICDEIMGRRDGTAERRYTVNGAVTLGEGKIAITRKLVAAMAGALVVSGGRFYIHAGAPALPAATLTSDDLRGDVTIVGSRPRRDLFNGVRAVYVEPAAAWQPTDAPPLLASNYVTEDGGEAIYRDMEFPLTTSAATVQRLMKIELERNRRQREVAMQANLSALRLRPWDGVTVALERLTPFPARVTGWALAPDGGVNLQLAEEDPAVWAWNPTVDERATGQNPSVVLPNPGVIAAPAAILVETPLGTTFTAIALSWSAVGSAYLAGYEVEFRPASVAVWQGYAGGFGATAVAIPTTEPTAFRVRAQARSGAVSGWREALVPAATSGLAATGIAGGVRLSGGFPADAVRLQVFEASSASLAAATKLASEPTALPWDRTGLTTGQTRWYWLRSVSAEGNVSAFAGPVTATAL from the coding sequence ATGCCCGTCGCCATCCCCTTCATCGCCGCGGCCGCGGGGGCCGCCGCCTCGGCCGTCATTGGCGGCGGCGTCCTGGGCGCCGTCGCGGCCGCCGGCGCCGCCCTGGTGGTCTCCGCCGTGGGGGCCGCGGTCTTCCGCCCCAAGTCACCCTCCGCCGCCCGGAGCGCCAACGTCACGCCAGGGACCGACACCGGGCCGGGCTCGGGCTTCGATCCGCGCACGCCCGGCGCCGGCCGCACCCAGTCCTTCCGCCAGCCGATCACCGAGCACCAGATCGTCTTCGGCCGCTGCCGCACCTCCGGCCCCGTCGTGTTCCTGCACTCCGCCACCGATGACGAGGGCCGCGCCGATGGCTTCCTGCACGTCGTCGTGGTGCTGGCCGCCCATCGCGTCCGCGCAATCGGCGAGGTCTTTCTCAACGGCACCGCCTCCACCGACGCGAAGTTCGCCGGTCTGCTGCGCATCGACCGCGCGTTGGGCGATCCCGGCCAGGCCGCCAATGCCAATCTTGTGGCAGACACCGGTGGCCAATGGACCGCCGCCCATCGTGGCCAGGGGCGAGCCTATCTCACCGTGCGCCTCAAGCTCCGGCCCGAGGCCTTCCCCTCCGGCGCGCCCAGCCTGTCCGCCATTGTAGAGGGCGCTGACACCATCCTCGACCCGCGCACCGGCGCCACCGGCTGGTCCGACAATCCGGCGTTGTGCCTGGCCTGGTACCTGACCTCGCCCTTTGGGTGGCGCGCGGCCTGGGCGGATATCGACCTGCCGGCATTAATGGCGGCGGCCAACATCTGCGACGAGATCATGGGCCGGCGCGATGGCACCGCCGAGCGGCGCTACACTGTCAACGGCGCCGTCACCCTGGGCGAGGGCAAGATCGCCATCACCCGTAAGCTCGTCGCCGCTATGGCCGGCGCCTTGGTCGTGAGCGGAGGGCGCTTCTACATCCATGCGGGCGCGCCAGCGCTGCCGGCGGCGACACTCACCTCCGACGACCTGCGGGGCGACGTCACCATCGTCGGCTCCCGCCCGCGGCGGGATCTCTTCAACGGGGTGCGCGCCGTTTATGTCGAGCCGGCCGCCGCCTGGCAGCCGACCGATGCGCCACCGCTGCTCGCCAGCAACTACGTCACCGAGGATGGCGGTGAGGCGATCTATCGGGACATGGAATTCCCGCTCACCACCTCGGCGGCGACGGTTCAGCGCCTGATGAAAATCGAGCTGGAGCGCAACCGACGCCAGCGCGAGGTGGCGATGCAGGCCAACCTCTCGGCACTCCGGCTGCGGCCCTGGGATGGGGTGACGGTGGCGCTGGAGCGGCTCACGCCCTTTCCCGCTCGCGTGACGGGCTGGGCGCTGGCGCCGGATGGCGGGGTGAACCTGCAACTGGCCGAGGAGGATCCCGCCGTCTGGGCGTGGAACCCGACAGTCGACGAGCGCGCCACCGGACAGAACCCCTCGGTGGTGCTGCCCAACCCCGGCGTCATCGCCGCGCCGGCGGCCATCCTGGTGGAGACGCCGCTCGGCACGACCTTCACGGCGATCGCGTTGTCCTGGTCCGCAGTGGGCTCCGCCTATCTCGCGGGCTACGAGGTCGAGTTCCGGCCTGCCTCGGTGGCGGTCTGGCAGGGCTACGCAGGGGGCTTCGGCGCCACCGCCGTGGCCATCCCCACGACCGAGCCCACCGCCTTTCGCGTGCGCGCTCAGGCGCGCAGCGGGGCGGTGTCGGGCTGGCGCGAGGCGCTGGTGCCCGCCGCTACCTCGGGCCTGGCCGCAACGGGCATCGCCGGCGGTGTGCGCCTGTCGGGTGGCTTTCCCGCGGATGCGGTGCGGCTGCAGGTCTTCGAAGCCAGCAGCGCCAGCCTCGCCGCCGCGACTAAGCTGGCCAGCGAGCCGACCGCACTCCCATGGGATCGCACCGGCCTCACCACCGGCCAGACCCGCTGGTACTGGCTGCGCAGCGTCTCGGCCGAGGGCAACGTCTCCGCCTTCGCCGGCCCGGTCACCGCCACCGCCCTCTGA
- a CDS encoding MFS transporter, translated as MAEAHQTRNVALLATAQALFQTASVLVMTVGALAASRIASEPWLATAPIAAMFLGTAAATFPASLLMAKWGRRAGFILGAVFGVLGGLVGAVGIALGSLMLLCLGTLLIGAYQGHAQFYRFAAAEVADASFRPRAISYVLAGGVFAAIVGPELGRLGGPLLAVEFTGSFLLLAVVSLLSAGLLLGLRIAAPAAAMTGTVVEPARPLRAIVSQPAYLIALFGAATGYGVMILAMTATPLAMLQHQHGIGDAARVIQAHTLGMFLPSFFTGSLIARFGVLRIMLTGVVILAAHVGMALTGTGFGSFLGALVLLGVGWNFLYIGGTTLLTETYTPAERASAQAANDLTIFAVGLASSLAAGALLQQLGWQTLNAVLLPWLGIAALTILWLAVSRARQARQAA; from the coding sequence ATGGCCGAAGCACACCAGACCCGGAACGTCGCGCTCCTCGCCACCGCGCAGGCACTGTTCCAGACCGCCTCCGTCCTGGTTATGACGGTGGGCGCGTTGGCGGCATCGCGCATCGCGTCGGAGCCTTGGCTCGCCACCGCGCCGATCGCAGCCATGTTCCTCGGCACCGCGGCAGCAACCTTTCCTGCTTCGCTGCTGATGGCCAAGTGGGGCCGCCGCGCCGGCTTCATCCTGGGTGCCGTCTTCGGCGTGTTGGGGGGGCTGGTGGGCGCGGTCGGAATAGCGCTCGGCTCGCTCATGCTGCTGTGCCTCGGCACGCTGCTGATAGGCGCATATCAGGGCCATGCGCAGTTCTATCGCTTTGCCGCGGCCGAGGTAGCGGACGCATCCTTCCGCCCGCGAGCCATCTCCTATGTGCTTGCCGGTGGTGTGTTCGCAGCCATCGTTGGGCCGGAACTGGGCCGACTGGGCGGGCCGTTGCTCGCGGTGGAGTTCACCGGCTCGTTCCTGCTGTTGGCCGTCGTCAGCCTGCTCTCCGCGGGGCTGTTGCTGGGTCTACGCATTGCGGCTCCGGCGGCGGCGATGACTGGAACCGTGGTTGAGCCGGCTCGCCCGCTGCGTGCCATCGTCAGCCAGCCTGCCTACCTGATCGCACTGTTCGGCGCGGCGACCGGCTATGGCGTCATGATCCTGGCCATGACGGCGACACCGCTTGCCATGCTGCAGCACCAGCATGGGATCGGCGACGCAGCACGCGTCATCCAGGCGCATACGCTGGGGATGTTTCTGCCATCCTTCTTCACGGGATCGCTGATCGCGCGTTTTGGGGTATTGCGGATCATGCTGACGGGTGTGGTCATTCTTGCCGCTCATGTCGGCATGGCGTTGACGGGGACAGGGTTCGGCTCGTTCCTGGGTGCTCTGGTGCTGCTCGGTGTCGGATGGAACTTCCTCTACATCGGTGGAACAACGCTGCTCACCGAGACCTATACGCCGGCGGAACGGGCGAGCGCCCAGGCGGCGAATGACCTGACGATCTTCGCAGTCGGCCTCGCCTCCTCGCTCGCCGCCGGCGCGCTACTGCAGCAGCTTGGCTGGCAGACCTTGAATGCGGTGCTGCTGCCTTGGCTTGGCATCGCAGCGCTGACGATCCTTTGGCTGGCGGTGTCGCGCGCAAGGCAGGCGCGGCAGGCAGCGTGA
- a CDS encoding tape measure protein: MADSTRRVSVRLSLDDAARVKQELREVGETGQRSLERIQGGADRASRALDLLDVAVRGVQIAGLAAGLRAVVVAGDALTQSMGRLNTALGSVERAGEIYDRLYRDSLQTGVAVRESVDAFARFSIAAREIGATSDQVATLVGGLQRIAIASGASQQEIASSTQQLAQALASGTLQGDELRSILEGLPTLAQALARELGVSIGELRKLGSEGKLTADTVFPALLRAVERLNGEFERAPLSVGRAFGQLTAAADQFLARLDQAIGLSNALARALSGAARVLDGVRRGSGLLLPSEQEADRRAQAEALRAQIARLEAESDGRDSLRSQPRRGSIRGGLVGTAQQQAGVDRAARLEELRRQYSELQEEITRGEQAAGERQRTEQEAAAGQAAEARRRRTAADAEELRKALDDRFRINSEYDDRVRRLREAEAGGGITAADRTRLETLALRERDEALRRIEGTTRRVASIPRPDREAEREINDIIRERERLIQNNENAQERYTRRLETLGRLVERSERIGQPIPDETISREANAALEELERSQQRVQQATERTSNTARELGLTFSSAFEDAIIKGESFSKVLQGILQDIARIVVRRTITEPLGTAVTSSLAGFDFGSIFSGIGSALGGLFRAEGGPVAGGQPYIVGERGPEWFVPNRSGTVLPNGMAPGGPVINQSITIDARGADAGVEARLRVLSAQIVRQASAATLDAIRRGGSATSIVRG, encoded by the coding sequence ATGGCGGATAGCACGCGCCGCGTCTCGGTCCGGCTGTCGCTGGACGACGCCGCCCGCGTCAAGCAGGAGCTGCGCGAGGTCGGTGAGACCGGCCAGCGCAGCCTGGAACGCATCCAGGGCGGCGCCGACCGTGCCTCCCGCGCGCTGGACCTGCTCGACGTCGCCGTGCGCGGCGTGCAGATCGCTGGCCTCGCCGCCGGGCTCCGTGCCGTGGTCGTCGCCGGCGACGCGCTCACCCAGTCCATGGGGCGGCTCAACACCGCGCTCGGCTCCGTCGAACGTGCCGGCGAGATCTACGACCGGCTGTACCGCGACAGCCTGCAGACCGGCGTCGCCGTCCGCGAGAGCGTGGACGCCTTCGCCCGCTTTTCGATCGCGGCGCGCGAAATCGGCGCCACCTCCGACCAGGTCGCCACGCTGGTCGGCGGCCTGCAGCGCATCGCCATCGCGTCGGGTGCGAGCCAGCAGGAGATCGCCTCCTCCACCCAGCAGCTGGCCCAGGCCCTGGCGTCGGGCACGCTGCAGGGCGACGAACTCCGGTCGATCCTGGAAGGCCTGCCGACGCTCGCGCAGGCGCTGGCCCGCGAGCTCGGCGTCTCCATCGGCGAGCTCCGAAAACTCGGCTCCGAGGGCAAGCTCACCGCCGACACGGTCTTCCCCGCACTGCTGCGCGCCGTCGAGCGACTGAACGGCGAGTTTGAGCGCGCGCCACTCTCGGTCGGCCGCGCCTTCGGCCAGCTCACCGCTGCCGCTGACCAGTTCCTCGCCCGGCTCGACCAGGCGATCGGCCTGTCCAACGCCCTGGCGCGTGCGCTGTCCGGCGCCGCGCGCGTGCTGGACGGCGTGCGCCGCGGCTCCGGCCTGCTGCTGCCCTCCGAGCAGGAGGCCGACCGTCGCGCCCAGGCCGAGGCGCTGCGCGCCCAGATCGCCCGTCTCGAGGCCGAGAGCGACGGCCGCGACAGCCTGCGCTCCCAGCCGCGTCGTGGTTCGATCCGTGGCGGCCTGGTCGGCACTGCCCAGCAGCAGGCCGGCGTCGATCGCGCCGCCCGGCTGGAGGAGCTGCGCCGGCAGTACTCGGAACTCCAGGAGGAGATCACCCGCGGCGAGCAGGCCGCCGGCGAGCGCCAGCGCACCGAGCAGGAGGCCGCGGCTGGCCAGGCCGCCGAGGCCCGTCGCCGCCGCACCGCCGCTGATGCCGAGGAACTGCGCAAGGCACTCGACGACCGCTTTCGCATCAACAGCGAATACGACGACCGCGTCCGCCGCCTGCGCGAGGCCGAGGCCGGCGGCGGCATTACCGCCGCCGACCGCACGCGCCTCGAGACCCTGGCGCTGCGCGAGCGCGACGAGGCGCTGCGCCGCATCGAGGGCACCACCCGACGTGTGGCGTCCATCCCGCGCCCCGACCGCGAGGCCGAGCGCGAGATCAACGACATCATCCGCGAGCGCGAGCGGCTGATCCAGAACAACGAGAACGCCCAGGAGCGCTACACCCGGCGCCTCGAGACCCTCGGCCGGCTGGTCGAGCGCTCCGAGCGCATCGGCCAGCCCATCCCGGACGAGACCATCTCGCGCGAGGCCAATGCCGCGCTGGAGGAGCTGGAGCGCAGCCAGCAGCGCGTCCAGCAGGCGACGGAGCGCACCAGCAACACGGCGCGCGAACTCGGCCTGACCTTCTCCTCCGCCTTCGAGGACGCAATCATCAAGGGCGAGAGTTTCTCCAAGGTGCTGCAGGGCATCCTGCAGGACATCGCCCGCATCGTGGTCCGCCGGACCATCACCGAGCCGCTCGGCACGGCGGTGACCTCCAGCCTGGCCGGCTTTGACTTCGGCTCGATCTTCTCGGGGATCGGCTCGGCGCTGGGCGGGCTGTTCCGCGCCGAGGGCGGCCCGGTGGCGGGCGGCCAGCCCTACATCGTGGGCGAGCGCGGCCCCGAATGGTTCGTGCCGAACCGCAGCGGCACGGTGCTGCCCAACGGCATGGCGCCCGGTGGGCCGGTGATCAACCAGAGCATCACCATTGATGCGCGCGGTGCCGATGCGGGCGTCGAGGCACGGCTGCGCGTGCTCTCGGCGCAGATCGTGCGCCAGGCGAGTGCGGCGACGCTCGACGCCATCCGCCGCGGCGGCAGCGCCACTTCTATCGTGCGGGGATAG
- a CDS encoding flavin monoamine oxidase family protein has translation MDGASTQVLPVAIIGGGLAGLQAARLLHEAGIGFRIFEARDRLGGRILSTDAAGRPAEDGFDLGPSWFWPGMHPAMAVALAPLGLTAIPQHDEGDVLVERLPNRPPQRFAGSRQEPRSMRLAGGTGALVRALAGGLPEGSIQLASWATRITLDGDHVRLTLGQTDGGSDSVLAAQVIAALPPRLLEASIAFEPAIDPAIRLRWRETPTWMAPHAKFVAVYDSPFWRTAGLSGMAQSGVGPMGEIHDATTASGAAALFGFLGIDADRRQAAGTALLTRACLDQLVRLFGDEARSPVATLLMDWTAEVFTATADDRRGGAHPVPQRGPWVSGLWRERLSLAGSETSATDPGYLAGAMDAASRAAAEVLQRIAVPGRAA, from the coding sequence ATGGACGGCGCCAGCACTCAGGTCCTTCCCGTCGCCATCATCGGCGGCGGCCTCGCCGGGCTGCAGGCCGCGCGGCTGCTGCACGAAGCGGGCATTGGCTTCCGCATCTTCGAGGCGCGCGACCGGCTCGGCGGCCGCATCCTTTCGACCGATGCGGCGGGACGCCCCGCGGAGGACGGTTTCGACCTTGGTCCGTCCTGGTTCTGGCCCGGCATGCACCCGGCCATGGCGGTCGCGTTGGCGCCACTTGGCCTCACCGCTATCCCGCAACACGACGAAGGCGATGTTCTCGTCGAACGCCTGCCGAACCGCCCGCCGCAGCGCTTCGCCGGCTCCCGGCAGGAGCCCCGCTCCATGCGGCTTGCGGGCGGTACAGGCGCGCTGGTGCGCGCGCTGGCCGGCGGCCTGCCGGAGGGCTCCATCCAACTTGCCTCGTGGGCCACGCGGATCACCCTCGACGGCGACCACGTCCGACTGACGCTTGGGCAGACTGACGGCGGGAGTGACAGCGTCCTCGCAGCACAGGTGATTGCCGCGCTGCCACCGCGGCTGCTGGAGGCGAGCATCGCCTTCGAGCCAGCTATCGATCCCGCCATCCGGTTGCGTTGGCGCGAGACGCCGACCTGGATGGCGCCGCACGCGAAGTTCGTCGCCGTCTATGATAGCCCCTTCTGGCGCACCGCCGGCCTGTCCGGCATGGCGCAGAGCGGTGTCGGCCCGATGGGCGAGATCCATGACGCGACAACCGCTTCGGGCGCGGCGGCGCTGTTCGGCTTTCTCGGCATCGACGCAGATCGGCGCCAGGCTGCGGGCACGGCGCTGCTGACCCGCGCCTGCCTTGATCAACTCGTGCGGCTGTTCGGAGACGAGGCCAGAAGTCCCGTGGCGACGCTGCTTATGGACTGGACCGCCGAGGTCTTCACCGCGACCGCGGATGACCGGCGCGGCGGGGCCCATCCCGTGCCGCAGCGCGGGCCGTGGGTAAGCGGCTTATGGCGGGAGCGCCTGTCGCTCGCAGGGAGCGAGACCAGCGCGACCGACCCCGGCTACCTTGCGGGCGCGATGGATGCCGCTTCTCGCGCCGCCGCGGAGGTGTTGCAGCGGATCGCCGTGCCTGGCCGTGCCGCGTAG
- a CDS encoding DUF6950 family protein produces the protein MSRLPDWPERLAALITAAEHRPFDAVRWNCGRFALAAVAACTGLRPSWQHRPMLAEMADTAGYPRVPVPFARAGDVVLATDPDRLGVVLDAGRAAFVGPAGLLRLPITACTIAWRVG, from the coding sequence GTGAGCCGGCTGCCCGACTGGCCCGAGCGGCTGGCGGCACTGATCACGGCAGCCGAGCATCGGCCCTTCGATGCGGTGCGCTGGAACTGCGGGCGCTTCGCCCTGGCGGCGGTGGCGGCCTGCACGGGCCTGCGACCATCCTGGCAGCACCGCCCCATGCTCGCGGAGATGGCCGACACAGCGGGGTACCCGCGCGTGCCGGTGCCCTTCGCCCGCGCTGGCGACGTGGTGCTGGCCACTGATCCCGATCGCCTCGGCGTCGTGCTGGACGCCGGCCGCGCCGCCTTCGTCGGACCCGCGGGCCTCCTGCGCCTGCCCATCACCGCCTGCACCATCGCCTGGAGGGTTGGCTGA
- a CDS encoding class I SAM-dependent methyltransferase: protein MIGDVAGLDVLDIGCGDGRLAIQMARAGARVVGIDPDAAMLRAAGDEAKAVGVSLDLIDGRIEALPLAAERFDVITAVTVLGFVRDETLAWREMARVLRPGGRLVIGELGRWSLWAARRRIRGWLGSRLWRHAAFHSATDLRRAAEGAGLVVEEVRGAVFHPPSATLARLTVGADAWLGRQTTFGAAFIALQLSKPPLPAHSH from the coding sequence ATGATCGGCGATGTCGCGGGGCTGGACGTGCTGGACATCGGCTGTGGCGACGGCAGGCTCGCGATTCAGATGGCACGCGCTGGGGCGCGGGTGGTCGGGATCGACCCGGATGCGGCGATGCTGCGGGCCGCAGGCGACGAGGCAAAGGCCGTCGGCGTCAGCCTGGACCTAATCGATGGGCGGATCGAGGCGTTGCCGCTGGCCGCCGAACGCTTTGACGTCATCACCGCCGTGACCGTGCTCGGCTTCGTGCGCGACGAGACGCTGGCATGGCGTGAGATGGCCCGCGTGCTGCGCCCGGGTGGGCGGCTTGTGATCGGCGAACTCGGCCGCTGGAGCCTTTGGGCGGCGCGCCGCCGTATCCGTGGCTGGCTCGGCTCCAGGCTCTGGCGGCATGCGGCCTTCCACTCGGCCACGGATTTGCGCCGCGCGGCAGAGGGTGCGGGCCTGGTCGTCGAGGAGGTTCGCGGCGCCGTCTTTCATCCGCCCAGTGCGACCCTCGCCCGGCTGACGGTTGGTGCGGATGCATGGTTGGGGCGGCAGACCACCTTCGGAGCCGCCTTCATCGCCTTGCAACTTAGCAAACCACCTTTGCCCGCGCATTCGCACTGA
- a CDS encoding pectate lyase family protein — translation MPARIDDLLVLNANLNKSDFAKYLRDREAVLPNDFGGLGDGVADDRTAIQAAFDRAGADQKFAMIPPGTWNVSGTVTLPGGARGLIMQGTIRYTGTAPTSVLVLGDGGTIRNAEKLYTGLNVIRQTLSDWSSEADIGITVRNVDASQIELRRVEGFTIGMRTLGDGRGVEDSTFTLGRIVNNRIGLDIWCATATAWNTSIRYYGGHFAQATGVNAAQDRFGVRFGNEAGAYTNHNRHVFDAPNFELRQAGSNIAIPFLNQTSGSAIIARNMRMEACSPLAARHTAGAQDCEYDIAWTNTYLVGIDYTATANRCGNAVINRHRAPASRFQRFLAGVPNTRASALRQSATEVGVEGLITIATSTTTATFMADFCFNGLTDLTPTDRAVSLAANRGLGWMLDTSQAKEFALAHWLTSGASGGRLFVRVFDGAGNVREDIAGDVLASITTMQWNGPAKGWNAGAPMDDANFNRRQTIRVGAAVAYAQVGVIGFDGPIDLQSLRLYGLPEAAPGVLNGTPLLTGALFGSGRREFAAEVSWDLPSLAPGATSLIDVTVNGARAGDLATASLVSSTRFIELDAAVWSNNTVRVMARNISAATFDLAAATLSVGVMKRRVP, via the coding sequence ATGCCGGCACGCATCGACGACTTGCTGGTCCTCAACGCCAACCTGAACAAGAGCGACTTCGCGAAGTACCTCCGCGACCGCGAGGCGGTGCTGCCGAACGACTTCGGCGGGCTCGGCGATGGCGTGGCCGATGATCGCACCGCCATCCAGGCCGCCTTCGATCGGGCCGGTGCGGACCAGAAGTTCGCGATGATCCCGCCCGGCACATGGAACGTGTCCGGCACCGTGACCCTGCCGGGCGGCGCGCGCGGGCTGATCATGCAGGGGACCATCCGCTACACGGGCACCGCCCCCACCTCCGTGCTGGTGCTGGGCGATGGCGGCACCATCCGCAACGCCGAGAAGCTCTACACGGGGCTGAACGTGATCCGGCAGACGCTGTCGGACTGGTCCTCCGAGGCCGATATCGGCATCACCGTGCGCAACGTCGATGCCTCGCAGATTGAGTTGCGGCGGGTGGAAGGCTTCACCATCGGCATGCGCACGCTGGGCGATGGGCGTGGCGTCGAGGACAGCACCTTCACGCTCGGTCGCATCGTCAACAACCGCATCGGTCTCGATATCTGGTGCGCCACCGCCACGGCCTGGAACACCTCCATCCGCTACTACGGTGGGCACTTCGCCCAGGCGACGGGGGTGAATGCCGCGCAGGACCGCTTTGGGGTTCGCTTTGGCAATGAGGCCGGCGCCTATACCAACCACAACCGCCACGTCTTCGACGCGCCGAACTTCGAACTGCGCCAGGCCGGCAGCAACATCGCCATTCCCTTCCTGAACCAGACCTCGGGCTCTGCCATCATCGCGCGCAACATGCGCATGGAGGCCTGCTCGCCGCTGGCGGCGCGGCACACGGCCGGGGCGCAGGATTGCGAGTACGACATCGCCTGGACCAACACCTACCTGGTCGGTATCGACTACACGGCCACGGCCAATCGCTGCGGCAATGCGGTGATCAACCGGCATCGTGCGCCGGCGTCGCGATTCCAGCGCTTCCTGGCCGGGGTCCCGAACACGCGTGCGTCGGCGTTGCGGCAGTCGGCGACGGAGGTGGGTGTCGAGGGGCTGATCACCATCGCCACCTCCACCACCACCGCGACCTTCATGGCGGATTTCTGCTTCAACGGGCTGACGGACCTCACGCCGACCGATCGCGCGGTGTCGCTGGCGGCGAACCGCGGGCTGGGGTGGATGCTCGACACCTCCCAGGCGAAAGAATTCGCCCTGGCGCATTGGCTGACGAGCGGCGCCTCGGGCGGGCGGCTGTTCGTGCGCGTGTTCGACGGCGCGGGGAACGTCCGCGAGGACATCGCGGGGGACGTGCTGGCCTCGATCACCACGATGCAGTGGAACGGGCCGGCGAAGGGGTGGAACGCCGGTGCGCCGATGGATGATGCCAACTTCAATCGGCGGCAGACCATCCGCGTCGGCGCTGCCGTGGCCTATGCGCAGGTGGGCGTCATCGGCTTCGATGGGCCGATCGATCTGCAGTCGCTCCGGCTCTACGGGCTGCCGGAGGCGGCGCCCGGCGTGCTGAACGGCACGCCGCTGTTGACCGGGGCGCTGTTTGGCTCAGGTCGAAGGGAGTTCGCGGCCGAGGTGTCGTGGGACCTGCCGAGCTTGGCACCGGGCGCGACGTCGCTCATCGACGTCACGGTGAACGGGGCACGGGCCGGCGACCTGGCAACGGCGTCGCTGGTGTCGTCGACGCGCTTCATCGAGCTCGATGCCGCCGTGTGGTCGAACAACACGGTGCGGGTGATGGCGCGAAACATCTCTGCCGCGACGTTCGATTTGGCAGCGGCGACTCTGTCGGTGGGGGTGATGAAGCGACGAGTGCCGTGA
- a CDS encoding phage tail tube protein: protein MPRAIGANCRLLMLPETTYGTAPGSNWRRMPFLSCDLGAEQPLLDADVIGVGSNRDPAAPFLDTVTVAGQAVVPVDLVNIGHWLRLLLGAPTTIGTTNFIHTFASGAAALPSNAMEIGYPDVPSFDVCTGVRADTLELDFTPTGAATATFGLMGQGSVRTGATSGGTPTSAAYTAFNKAQGSITRGGSALAQVTGARLTYANGMEAVRTIRADRRVEGVDPGIARCTGQITVRFENTTLLAQAQAGTSAEFALAFTIDANRSLTITLHEVYLALAKTPIEGPAGVEASFDFRAAFNATATRMMTAVLRNQQAGTEYA from the coding sequence ATGCCCCGTGCCATCGGCGCGAATTGCCGCCTGCTCATGCTGCCCGAGACCACCTACGGCACCGCGCCTGGCAGCAACTGGCGGCGCATGCCGTTCCTGTCCTGCGATCTCGGCGCGGAGCAGCCGCTGCTCGATGCGGACGTGATCGGCGTCGGCAGCAACCGCGATCCGGCGGCACCCTTTCTCGACACGGTCACGGTCGCCGGCCAGGCGGTGGTTCCGGTCGATCTGGTCAACATCGGCCACTGGTTGCGGCTGCTGCTCGGCGCCCCGACCACCATCGGCACCACCAACTTCATCCACACCTTCGCCTCGGGTGCCGCCGCGCTGCCGAGCAACGCGATGGAGATCGGCTATCCGGACGTGCCCAGCTTCGACGTGTGCACGGGCGTGCGCGCCGACACGCTGGAACTGGACTTCACGCCGACCGGCGCGGCGACGGCCACCTTCGGGCTTATGGGCCAGGGCTCGGTGCGCACGGGGGCGACGTCAGGCGGCACGCCGACCAGCGCGGCCTACACCGCCTTCAACAAGGCCCAGGGGTCCATCACGCGCGGCGGCTCGGCGCTGGCGCAGGTCACCGGCGCGCGGCTCACCTACGCCAACGGCATGGAGGCGGTGCGCACCATCCGCGCCGATCGTCGCGTCGAGGGCGTGGATCCCGGCATCGCCCGCTGCACCGGCCAGATCACCGTGCGCTTCGAGAACACGACGCTCCTCGCCCAGGCACAGGCCGGTACCTCGGCGGAATTCGCGCTGGCCTTCACCATTGATGCGAACCGCAGCCTGACCATCACGCTGCACGAGGTCTATCTCGCGCTGGCCAAGACCCCGATCGAGGGGCCGGCCGGGGTGGAGGCAAGCTTCGACTTCAGGGCCGCGTTCAACGCGACGGCGACGCGCATGATGACGGCGGTGCTGCGTAACCAGCAGGCGGGGACGGAGTATGCGTGA